One Manihot esculenta cultivar AM560-2 chromosome 6, M.esculenta_v8, whole genome shotgun sequence DNA segment encodes these proteins:
- the LOC110617623 gene encoding putative clathrin assembly protein At5g35200, whose translation MSGGGTQKSLRKALGALKDTTTVSLAKVNSDYKELDIAIVKATNHVERPAKEKHIRAVFAAISATRPRADVAYCIHALARRLAKTHNWAVALKTLIVIHRALREVDPTFHEELINYGRSRSHMLKMAHFKDDSSPNAWDYSAWVRTYALFLEERLECFRVLKYDVETDRPRTKDLDTAELLEQLPALQQLIFRVLGCQPQGAAVNNFVIQLALSLVASESIKIYQAISDGTANLVDKFFEMQRHDALRALDIYRRAYQQAERLSEFYEICKSMDIGRGERFIKIEQPPASFLHTMEEYVREAPRMSTVRKDQVADDKIAAPKDILAIEYKKEHQPLAPPPEPVKVEEPVVEPPDLLALDDPVPAASELDGKNNLALAIVPVSDQPSTTLPSQANGITGWELALVTAPSSNDSAAAARKLAGGLDKLTLDSLYDDAIRRNNQPVSYNPWEPSPMANPMMQTTAYDPYFASNAVAAPHSVMAAMTNQQQAFMLQQQQQQQMMMMMMGPQQQPSNPFGYMYGTSVHPYGSGMPPVQAYNPYSGFR comes from the exons ATGTCAGGAGGTGGTACCCAAAAAAGCTTAAGGAAAGCACTTGGGGCCCTCAAAGACACCACCACTGTTTCATTGGCCAAAGTCAATAGCGATTACAAG gaATTGGACATCGCTATAGTTAAGGCCACAAATCATGTTGAGCGGCCTGCAAAGGAAAAACATATTAGAG CTGTTTTTGCTGCCATTTCAGCTACTAGGCCTCGGGCTGATGTTGCTTACTGTATCCATGCTCTTGCCAGGCGGTTAGCAAAAACCCACAATTGGGCG GTTGCAttgaaaactttaattgttattCACCGTGCTTTGAGAGAAGTGGACCCCACATTTCACGAGGAACTCATTAATTATGGTAGAAGCAGGAGTCATATGCTTAAGATGGCTCATTTCAAAGATGATTCCAGTCCAAATG CATGGGATTATTCTGCATGGGTTCGCACTTACGCCTTATTTTTGGAGGAAAGGTTGGAATGCTTCCGTGTCCTGAAGTATGATGTTGAGACTGATAGACCA AGGACTAAAGATCTGGATACTGCTGAATTGCTGGAGCAGCTGCCTGCTCTGCAACAACTTATTTTCCGTGTTCTTGGTTGTCAG CCACAAGGGGCAGCAGTTAATAACTTTGTAATTCAGTTAGCACTTTCATTG GTTGCCTCTGAAAGCATTAAAATTTATCAAGCTATAAGTGATGGTACTGCCAATTTGGTTGACAAG TTCTTTGAGATGCAACGCCATGATGCCTTGAGGGCTTTGGATATATATAGGAGGGCTTATCAGCAG GCAGAGAGGCTTTCAGAATTTTATGAGATATGTAAAAGTATGGATATCGGACGTGGAGAAAGATTTATTAAGATTGAGCAG CCTCCTGCATCATTCCTACATACCATGGAAGAGTATGTGCGAGAAGCTCCAAGGATGTCAACAGTTCGCAAAGATCAG GTTGCTGATGATAAAATTGCTGCCCCCAAAGATATCTTAGCTATAGAGTACAAGAAGGAGCATCAACCATTGGCACCCCCACCTGAACCAGTAAAAGTTGAAGAGCCTGTTGTTGAACCACCTGATTTGTTG GCCTTGGATGATCCTGTTCCAGCTGCTTCAGAACTGGATGGGAAGAATAACCTGGCTCTAGCTATTGTTCCAGTTT CTGACCAACCAAGTACAACTCTGCCAAGTCAAGCAAATGGTATCACTGGATGGGAACTGGCACTTGTTACAGCTCCAAGTTCGAATGACAGTGCTGCAGCTGCTAGGAAACTG GCGGGAGGACTAGATAAACTCACATTAGACAGCCTATATGATGATGCAATTAGACGAAACAATCAGCCTGTGAGCTACAATCCTTGGGAGCCTTCCCCAATGGCTAATCCCATGATGCAAACAACTGCATATGACCCTTATTTTGCATCCAATGCAGTGGCTGCACCGCACTCTGTTATGGCTGCAATGACCAATCAACAGCAGGCTTTCATGTTGCAGCAGCAGCAACAGCagcagatgatgatgatgatgatgggcCCACAGCAACAGCCTTCAAATCCTTTTGGCTATATGTATGGGACCAGTGTCCATCCATATGGCTCAGGTATGCCACCCGTTCAAGCGTACAATCCATATTCAGGCTTTAGATAG
- the LOC110617858 gene encoding uncharacterized protein LOC110617858, which produces MTWLFNSIQSDDPDSSLPSPSPSPSAPNRHPHDSPAIRGGGVKEDFSVIGDSIACQFRGVANFLAPPPSPSSSSSSLDKPLLSSSSPSQSQSLLGICNDLAELGAFLQFQSGYNEEEDEDGDDYVTGITDEVIGFVQEISIRPECWTDFPLSLESDFKMSDAQREHASPVEHMVPNLRAFL; this is translated from the exons ATGACTTGGCTCTTCAACTCTATCCAATCCGACGATCCAGATTCGTCTCTTCCATCACCATCACCATCACCATCAGCGCCCAACCGCCACCCACACGACAGCCCCGCCATTCGTGGCGGAGGAGTTAAAGAGGACTTTTCTGTCATTGGCGACTCTATCGCCTGCCAATTCCGTGGCGTCGCCAACTTTCTTGCTCCGCCTCCATCACCTTCGTCCTCTTCCTCCTCCCTAGATAAGCCACTACTGTCTTCTTCTTCTCCGTCACAGTCACAGTCTCTCCTCGGGATTTGTAATGATCTTGCTGAACTAGGAG CTTTTTTGCAATTTCAAAGTGGCTATaatgaggaagaagatgaagatggaGATGATTATGTGACGGGGATTACAGATGAAGTTATTGGTTTCGTTCAGGAGATTTCTATCAGACCTGAATGCTGGACTGATTTTCCGTTGTCTCTGGAAAGtg ATTTCAAAATGTCTGATGCTCAAAGAGAACATGCCTCACCTGTTGAGCATATGGTTCCTAATCTGAGAGCTTTTCTTTAA